Proteins found in one Pyrus communis chromosome 15, drPyrComm1.1, whole genome shotgun sequence genomic segment:
- the LOC137716831 gene encoding WD repeat-containing protein ATCSA-1-like, whose translation MWRAIGNREAGKLRPNSFSNRIKSTRIQTLELSNHKDIMSPHRGSVNSLQLDLTEGRYLLSGTSDASAAVFDVQHGTNYGGGEAITRHKCLFAVDKQHEHDHKYVVSSAVWYPVDTGLFVMGSYNHHINVWDTNTAQVVMDFKMSGKAYRTAMSPLATSLMLIAAGTEDVQVRLCDIASEAFAHTLSGHRGMSKKFAELNI comes from the coding sequence ATGTGGAGGGCAATCGGTAACAGAGAAGCGGGCAAGCTCCGCCCAAATTCGTTCTCGAATCGAATCAAGTCAACCCGGATCCAAACGCTTGAACTCTCCAATCACAAAGACATCATGTCCCCTCACCGCGGCTCTGTCAACTCTCTCCAGCTCGATTTGACGGAGGGCCGGTACCTGCTATCTGGCACCTCCGATGCTTCCGCCGCCGTGTTCGATGTCCAGCACGGGACCAATTACGGAGGCGGCGAAGCTATCACGAGGCACAAGTGCTTGTTCGCGGTGGATAAGCAGCACGAGCACGACCATAAGTATGTGGTGTCCTCCGCCGTATGGTATCCCGTCGACACCGGACTGTTTGTGATGGGGTCGTACAATCATCACATCAACGTTTGGGATACGAATACGGCTCAGGTAGTGATGGACTTCAAGATGTCGGGGAAGGCGTACCGGACTGCAATGTCGCCGTTGGCAACTTCTCTCATGCTCATTGCTGCCGGAACAGAAGATGTTCAAGTCCGCCTCTGTGATATTGCCTCCGAGGCTTTTGCTCACACCTTGTCTGGCCACCGCGGTATGTCCAAGAAATTCGCAGAATTAAACATTTGA